In one window of Candidatus Scalindua sp. DNA:
- a CDS encoding flagellar basal body P-ring protein FlgI — protein MFHGFSMHRYCFCIIVLIVTLAFTTAPVVHGEIITRVKDISSIQGMRDNYLFGYGLIVGLQGTGDSTSFGFTSRLAKNVFEKLGVVTTDEDFDSKNIAAVLVTAQVHSFAKPGDRIDLLLSSVGDAKSLEGGVLVHTVLQGIDNEVYAVAQGPLSIGGGFNVGGKAADTRKNIATTANIPNGAFIEKEIPVHLFFGNAIRVNLHESDFTTARRLMNVVNSKYPGAAQAISAANVEITPPKEFRTMNMITQFISQIEELPVTPDAIARVIINERTGTIVAGENVRISTVAIAHGSLTITINERQEVSQPGPFAPASATTEVLDRTSIDIGEEEGKLNVIPEGATISEIARGLNVLGVTPRDLIAIFQAIQKAGALHAELILM, from the coding sequence ATGTTTCATGGATTCTCAATGCATCGTTACTGTTTCTGTATTATCGTGCTGATTGTAACACTTGCTTTTACCACTGCACCGGTAGTCCACGGAGAGATAATTACTCGTGTTAAAGACATTTCAAGTATTCAGGGTATGAGAGATAATTACTTATTTGGTTATGGGCTCATCGTGGGGTTGCAGGGTACCGGGGACAGTACTAGCTTTGGCTTTACAAGCAGATTGGCCAAGAACGTCTTTGAGAAACTTGGTGTCGTGACAACCGATGAAGACTTCGACTCAAAGAACATTGCGGCAGTCCTTGTGACTGCTCAAGTTCACTCATTTGCAAAACCAGGAGACAGGATAGACCTCCTTTTGTCCTCGGTTGGTGATGCAAAAAGCCTTGAGGGAGGTGTGCTTGTCCATACCGTACTTCAGGGTATAGACAATGAAGTATATGCGGTTGCACAAGGTCCGCTGTCTATTGGAGGAGGATTCAATGTCGGAGGGAAGGCAGCAGATACAAGGAAAAACATAGCAACAACTGCCAACATTCCAAACGGTGCCTTCATTGAAAAGGAGATACCGGTTCATCTCTTTTTCGGTAATGCCATCAGGGTAAATCTGCATGAATCTGATTTTACTACCGCCAGGCGTTTGATGAACGTTGTAAATTCCAAGTATCCAGGGGCTGCTCAAGCCATCAGCGCTGCCAATGTAGAGATTACACCCCCTAAAGAATTTCGAACAATGAATATGATTACGCAGTTTATTTCCCAGATAGAAGAGCTGCCTGTTACACCGGATGCAATTGCCCGTGTTATTATTAATGAAAGGACAGGGACGATTGTGGCGGGAGAAAATGTGAGAATCTCAACAGTGGCTATAGCCCACGGCAGCCTTACTATTACAATAAATGAACGGCAGGAGGTCTCGCAACCGGGTCCTTTTGCCCCGGCAAGTGCTACTACCGAGGTACTGGACCGCACCTCTATTGATATTGGGGAGGAAGAGGGGAAACTCAATGTTATACCTGAAGGTGCAACTATCTCGGAAATAGCCCGAGGCTTAAATGTCCTTGGTGTTACACCACGAGACCTGATTGCAATATTTCAGGCAATTCAAAAAGCAGGTGCCCTTCATGCAGAACTGATATTAATGTAA
- the csrA gene encoding carbon storage regulator CsrA → MLILTRKLGESVIIGDNIKLTVVEIGTNQIKFGIEAPKSVTIHREEVFKKIKDENEYSSSSSLIDLS, encoded by the coding sequence ATGCTTATTCTAACAAGGAAGTTAGGTGAAAGCGTAATAATTGGAGACAACATAAAATTAACGGTTGTTGAAATAGGTACGAATCAAATTAAATTCGGGATAGAAGCACCCAAGAGTGTTACTATCCATAGAGAAGAGGTCTTTAAGAAAATAAAGGATGAAAACGAATACTCTTCTTCTTCCAGCTTAATTGACCTCTCCTGA
- a CDS encoding flagellar basal body L-ring protein FlgH → MLKYCFIFILTVAFKIFVFAGVDSVTADSLWERRATINYNLFDDNRAKRIGDIVTVIVIEETNIDNDEDASTDNSSKFSGEVNNNAFLDGVISGLTKGRNARFDSRAANNFTGNLSTNFKGKGSYDSTRRINLSFTAMIIEVLDNGNLVMEGKRDVDVNKEKYNLKLTGIARPIDISPGNTILSSQMSNVNFGIEGKGWLTRSGKKGWFNRFQDIFWPF, encoded by the coding sequence ATGTTGAAATACTGTTTCATTTTTATTCTGACGGTTGCTTTTAAAATATTTGTATTTGCTGGTGTGGATTCTGTCACTGCTGATTCATTGTGGGAGAGAAGGGCTACCATAAACTACAATCTGTTTGATGATAACAGAGCGAAAAGAATAGGAGATATCGTTACCGTAATTGTAATTGAAGAGACAAACATAGACAACGATGAGGATGCTTCTACAGATAATTCAAGTAAATTCTCCGGGGAAGTTAATAATAATGCCTTTTTGGATGGAGTTATCTCTGGATTAACCAAGGGGCGTAACGCAAGGTTCGATTCCAGGGCAGCTAATAATTTTACAGGTAATCTCTCTACTAATTTTAAAGGAAAGGGGTCCTATGACAGCACACGGAGGATTAATCTGAGTTTTACCGCAATGATAATAGAAGTTCTTGACAATGGCAATCTTGTTATGGAAGGGAAAAGAGACGTAGATGTAAATAAAGAGAAATATAATTTGAAACTCACAGGTATTGCCAGGCCGATAGATATATCGCCAGGCAATACAATACTATCGAGCCAGATGTCAAATGTAAATTTTGGCATTGAAGGGAAAGGCTGGCTGACAAGATCAGGGAAAAAGGGGTGGTTTAACAGGTTTCAGGATATTTTCTGGCCGTTCTGA
- the flgF gene encoding flagellar basal-body rod protein FlgF, whose translation MIDGIYLAASGLDAYTKKQEVIASNLANTNTAGFKKYMADFTIKTEEAGGVGTVSADVSIDFAKGDLTYTGNSLDMAIDGEGFFTIETDQGLRYTRNGQFQLSGKGEIVTANGGKVLGQNGPLIIPKGAGSVTIDGTGKIKGGNNAIGELLINSFTEMSSLIPAGSGLYSASDIAVLDTNNLDFKIEQGYLEKSNVNVVMEMVDMIENMRSYEVSNYIIKNFSDTLQQLISSQSNAV comes from the coding sequence ATGATTGATGGGATCTATCTGGCAGCTTCCGGACTTGACGCATACACAAAAAAACAGGAAGTAATCGCCTCAAATCTGGCCAACACAAATACCGCAGGTTTTAAAAAGTATATGGCGGATTTCACTATCAAAACAGAAGAGGCGGGCGGAGTTGGAACGGTCAGTGCAGACGTAAGTATTGATTTTGCCAAAGGGGATCTGACCTATACCGGGAACAGTCTCGATATGGCAATTGATGGTGAGGGGTTTTTTACCATTGAGACAGATCAGGGTTTGAGATATACACGAAACGGTCAGTTTCAACTCTCCGGCAAAGGTGAGATAGTAACCGCGAACGGCGGAAAGGTGTTAGGGCAGAATGGGCCACTGATAATACCGAAGGGTGCAGGTTCGGTTACCATAGATGGTACAGGAAAGATTAAGGGTGGAAATAATGCGATTGGAGAGTTGCTGATTAACAGTTTTACGGAAATGTCTTCACTGATTCCAGCAGGTTCAGGCTTATACAGTGCATCAGACATAGCGGTCCTGGATACGAATAATCTGGACTTTAAGATTGAACAGGGTTACCTGGAAAAATCGAATGTTAATGTTGTAATGGAAATGGTGGATATGATCGAAAACATGAGAAGTTACGAAGTGAGCAACTACATCATCAAGAATTTCAGCGATACTCTGCAACAGTTAATCAGCAGCCAGTCAAATGCTGTCTAA
- the flgG gene encoding flagellar basal-body rod protein FlgG yields MIKALYTSATGMKAHQFLLDVVSNNLANVNTTGFKRVQANFQDLLYDKSVAAGAESSQGVQTPSGLEVGSGTRVVSTSKVFTQGVPQNTGRSLDMSIQGPGFFQVSHPDGSTVYTRDGSFQLNSNGELVNSEGLRLDPSTTIQGDVIAINIGSDGTVSTQKSDGSTQSVGQITLSTFPNPAGLDSLGRNLFRETTASGTPQTGTPGLNGIGEIMQGFLESSNVEVVTELVNLIVAQRAYETSSRAIRASDEMLQTTSQIIR; encoded by the coding sequence ATGATTAAGGCATTGTATACAAGTGCTACGGGAATGAAGGCGCACCAATTCCTGTTAGATGTGGTGTCTAACAACCTTGCTAATGTTAATACCACAGGCTTTAAAAGAGTGCAGGCAAACTTCCAGGACTTGTTATACGACAAATCTGTAGCTGCCGGTGCAGAATCTTCCCAGGGAGTTCAGACACCATCAGGCCTCGAGGTAGGGAGTGGAACTCGAGTTGTCTCCACAAGCAAGGTCTTTACTCAAGGTGTGCCTCAAAACACGGGAAGATCATTGGATATGTCTATCCAGGGACCCGGTTTTTTCCAGGTTTCACATCCTGACGGGAGCACTGTATACACCCGTGACGGCTCATTTCAGCTCAACAGCAATGGTGAGCTGGTTAATTCAGAAGGGCTCAGGCTTGATCCTTCCACGACAATTCAAGGTGACGTTATAGCCATTAATATCGGTTCTGATGGAACTGTTTCAACCCAGAAATCAGACGGGAGCACTCAATCGGTAGGACAAATAACGCTGTCTACTTTTCCGAATCCTGCCGGATTGGACAGTCTCGGGAGAAACCTCTTCAGAGAGACTACAGCATCTGGTACTCCACAAACGGGAACGCCGGGTTTGAATGGTATTGGAGAAATAATGCAGGGTTTTCTGGAAAGTTCTAATGTTGAGGTGGTGACTGAATTGGTAAACCTCATCGTTGCACAACGGGCATATGAAACAAGCTCAAGGGCAATCAGGGCAAGTGATGAGATGCTCCAGACGACAAGCCAGATCATCAGGTAA
- the flgA gene encoding flagellar basal body P-ring formation chaperone FlgA has protein sequence MKGKFFVCVVVTFCLAVGAARASQIEIDIRDKVTLKEKIITIRDISQVTGDDDNLIKQINELEVGRTPWPNNQRRIDRDFLKMRLVGSGISLSDIIFEGSKMAVVSVESTKITETEIVEKAKEHLIFSLQALNRDITIELRRTPGDRWVTKSRDEIYLESSLADTNKMRGNLVVMVTAYSEGIPLFKIPVHFRVRVFEFIAITKSKVDRHKSLTSENVFLARRETTKVQGSIFSNIDDLKGKITNRPVVPFTVITEEIIDTPPTIRKGDIVKLYIKTENFKIVTKGLAEENGVTGDIIKVKNFDTKKVIHGRIADEVNVQIIF, from the coding sequence TTGAAAGGTAAGTTTTTCGTGTGTGTTGTGGTAACTTTTTGCTTGGCTGTTGGCGCTGCCCGGGCGAGCCAGATTGAAATAGACATAAGAGATAAGGTTACTCTCAAGGAAAAAATAATCACAATACGTGATATCTCTCAAGTTACCGGAGATGATGATAATTTGATAAAGCAAATCAATGAATTGGAAGTGGGGAGAACTCCATGGCCAAATAACCAGAGGAGGATAGACAGGGATTTCCTGAAGATGAGGTTGGTGGGTTCCGGTATCAGCTTATCTGATATCATTTTCGAAGGTTCAAAGATGGCGGTAGTATCGGTTGAATCGACGAAAATAACGGAGACTGAAATAGTAGAAAAGGCGAAGGAACATTTGATCTTCTCGCTGCAGGCACTTAACAGGGATATTACGATAGAATTAAGGAGAACTCCCGGTGATCGATGGGTGACAAAGAGCAGGGACGAAATATATCTTGAGTCTTCACTTGCCGATACCAATAAAATGAGAGGGAATCTGGTCGTCATGGTTACGGCTTATTCAGAGGGCATTCCGCTATTCAAAATACCGGTTCATTTTAGAGTAAGGGTATTTGAATTTATTGCTATTACGAAGAGCAAGGTGGATCGGCACAAAAGTTTAACAAGTGAGAATGTCTTCCTGGCAAGGAGAGAAACGACAAAAGTACAGGGATCAATTTTTTCAAACATCGATGATTTAAAAGGTAAGATAACCAACCGTCCGGTGGTACCATTTACCGTAATCACTGAAGAAATTATTGATACTCCTCCGACGATTAGAAAAGGGGACATTGTTAAATTATATATCAAGACAGAAAATTTTAAAATTGTTACCAAGGGATTAGCGGAAGAAAATGGGGTTACGGGTGACATAATCAAGGTGAAAAATTTTGATACAAAGAAAGTGATTCACGGGAGAATTGCCGACGAAGTAAATGTTCAGATAATATTCTAG
- a CDS encoding flagellar protein FlgN, translated as MDELLENLFDTLDRMTAVYKEMLQAAEEKQEHIISGDIDKLEAVIFRERNMAERIVLLEQKRRYVMESLAQQSGRRDTSSSLQRLAEQIEYPFRSKLEMKRETIIAAALKVQEVNNVNTSLTRYSLEYVNSLIKSLCSEPLDNTIYQQTGKVKAGDLKRIVFEASA; from the coding sequence TTGGATGAGTTGTTAGAGAATTTATTCGATACCTTAGACAGGATGACAGCGGTTTATAAAGAGATGCTGCAAGCTGCGGAAGAGAAGCAGGAGCATATTATTTCCGGAGATATTGACAAGCTTGAAGCCGTCATCTTCAGGGAGCGGAATATGGCAGAGAGAATCGTTCTTCTGGAACAAAAGCGAAGATACGTAATGGAGTCGTTAGCCCAACAAAGTGGAAGGCGTGACACTTCGTCATCTCTTCAAAGGCTTGCAGAGCAGATTGAATACCCATTTCGAAGTAAATTGGAGATGAAACGTGAAACAATTATTGCAGCAGCCCTGAAGGTCCAGGAAGTGAACAACGTTAATACATCGCTCACACGATATTCACTTGAATATGTGAACAGTCTTATAAAGTCTTTGTGCTCTGAACCTTTGGACAATACTATTTACCAGCAGACCGGTAAGGTAAAAGCAGGAGATCTGAAAAGAATCGTCTTCGAGGCAAGTGCCTGA
- a CDS encoding rod-binding protein, with translation MDIPFDSGSIMNTEKVEASKAIVKNKADNLSSAELKSAAQGFEAIMVNMLVQAMWKTIPESGLFEKNSASDIYEGITLTALSDEIAKGGGFGIADMLYRQMRKE, from the coding sequence ATGGATATACCATTCGATAGTGGTTCGATAATGAATACAGAAAAAGTAGAGGCATCAAAGGCTATAGTAAAAAACAAGGCTGATAATCTCTCTTCTGCCGAACTGAAGAGTGCCGCACAGGGCTTTGAGGCAATAATGGTGAATATGCTGGTCCAGGCAATGTGGAAAACCATACCTGAATCCGGATTATTTGAAAAAAACAGTGCTTCGGACATCTATGAAGGGATTACTCTCACCGCTCTTTCAGATGAAATAGCCAAGGGTGGCGGCTTCGGTATTGCAGATATGCTTTACCGGCAGATGAGAAAAGAATAG
- a CDS encoding flagellar hook-basal body complex protein produces MALSSMAAAVSGLKAAQTALSVIGDNLANLNTAGFKSSRTTFSDQFAQTLRSAQAPGNGLGGKNPVQIGSGTSVSSIDMDFTQGGLTPTGKPFDLAIEGEGFFILTDGVGDTYTRVGAFDLDKNDDLVDSASGLKVKGINGSAINVPVNSTVPAKATTKINLSGNLNSTISANAVNQVLESSSAYTVAGPANAVAASLLNDLTQNTIDYVAGDKITITGSEADGVSVNTTFTYGTSTGQDGTTLGDLRDFISSSFGSATASISSGKIVLTSDAPGEQNSRMSLSIADASSGNTGATTFITNAETVAGSGKAHTTTASIFDSKGVQNSVTLTFEKTAADTWDVTGTMKAGTGTVTDGITGINFNSTDGSFASVTGTSTITVTYPDSTTQVITLDFGQPNSFEGVSQFSGDGNNSSDSQTVGTVAQFRQDGYKAGFFSSATVNADGKVITIFTNGIAETVAQLQMATFSNPAGLTKIGGNKFALNVSSGEPVLQTAGAGRTGRIIDGQLESSNVDLAQEFTSLITTQRSFQANARTITTTDEMLQELVNLVR; encoded by the coding sequence ATGGCATTATCTTCAATGGCTGCTGCCGTATCAGGACTTAAGGCTGCTCAAACGGCCTTAAGCGTTATCGGTGACAATCTGGCTAATTTAAATACAGCTGGTTTCAAGTCATCCAGAACAACTTTTTCTGACCAATTCGCCCAAACCCTGAGATCTGCTCAAGCCCCTGGTAATGGACTGGGCGGTAAAAATCCTGTGCAGATAGGCTCGGGGACCTCGGTTTCAAGTATTGACATGGATTTTACCCAGGGGGGACTGACTCCAACAGGGAAACCCTTCGACCTGGCCATAGAGGGAGAGGGGTTTTTTATCCTTACGGATGGAGTTGGAGATACCTATACAAGGGTTGGAGCCTTTGATCTTGACAAAAATGACGATCTCGTAGATTCAGCTTCAGGCCTCAAGGTAAAGGGGATAAATGGCTCAGCCATCAATGTCCCTGTAAATTCGACTGTGCCGGCGAAGGCTACAACAAAAATAAATTTGTCTGGCAACCTTAATTCCACGATTTCGGCAAATGCCGTTAACCAGGTACTGGAGTCTTCCAGTGCATACACGGTAGCCGGGCCTGCAAATGCAGTTGCTGCAAGTCTCTTGAATGATCTTACGCAAAATACAATAGACTATGTTGCAGGAGATAAGATTACGATAACCGGTTCTGAAGCAGATGGTGTTTCCGTGAATACAACCTTTACTTATGGGACCAGCACCGGGCAGGATGGTACTACACTGGGAGATCTGCGTGACTTTATATCAAGCAGCTTCGGGTCAGCAACGGCTTCAATCTCAAGTGGAAAAATAGTCCTTACCTCCGATGCTCCAGGCGAACAGAACAGCAGAATGAGCTTGAGTATTGCCGATGCTTCTTCGGGAAATACGGGAGCGACAACCTTCATTACGAATGCCGAGACGGTAGCCGGAAGCGGGAAGGCGCATACGACCACAGCTTCAATCTTTGATTCAAAAGGGGTGCAGAACTCAGTTACCCTTACCTTTGAAAAAACCGCTGCTGATACATGGGATGTAACCGGTACCATGAAGGCCGGTACCGGTACTGTAACCGATGGTATCACGGGAATAAATTTTAACAGTACCGACGGCTCATTTGCATCTGTTACGGGTACTTCAACGATTACGGTAACCTATCCCGATTCCACAACACAGGTTATCACCCTGGACTTCGGCCAGCCAAATTCTTTTGAGGGTGTTAGTCAATTCAGTGGTGACGGTAATAACAGCAGCGATAGTCAAACGGTGGGAACGGTGGCACAGTTTCGTCAAGACGGTTATAAAGCAGGATTCTTCAGTTCGGCAACGGTGAATGCGGATGGAAAGGTTATTACAATATTTACGAACGGTATAGCAGAGACTGTAGCACAACTGCAGATGGCAACGTTCAGTAATCCGGCAGGTTTGACGAAGATTGGTGGTAATAAATTTGCGTTAAATGTCTCCTCTGGTGAACCGGTACTCCAGACAGCAGGTGCAGGAAGAACTGGGCGGATCATAGACGGTCAATTAGAAAGCTCTAATGTTGATTTGGCCCAGGAGTTTACGAGTCTGATTACGACACAACGGTCATTCCAGGCTAATGCCCGTACCATCACGACCACTGATGAGATGCTTCAGGAATTAGTTAATCTGGTAAGGTAA
- the flgK gene encoding flagellar hook-associated protein FlgK, translating to MSSADISIGLTGLLVAQRALQTIGHNVANVNTPGYSRQQVSISARDPELSPYGPLGQGVAIDEIRRMKDDLIDSQIRSQTSLLGNSEIQSNLLENLQNVFNELSDSSLNNTLNQFFRSLEALSTGTTEISKRQQLLQDSTNLVNKFTTQKTQFNELQQHASQQITTKVEELNSITEEIALLNKRVSTVELSGGNANDIRDKRDSLITRLSKLADIKVLNQENGSTDILLGGSLVVMGSSSEVLTTSATGPGTVRINGIAHISSGELRGLLNIQNTVIPKYAAKLDTLAASIIKEVNNIHSEGLGLNGGFSSLTSANAVSSPTALLSSTTSNLPFTPSVTTYTSGTVTSAGSTVTGSGTSFSSNVKANDWIKLNDGNFYKVVSVDSDSQLTISGSYTDATAISTNITDGSLYISVKDSSDNITGSSISIASDETLTSLSAKISSISNISSSISNGLLTITAASGYTFSFTNDSISDTDTGNVLTSLGLNTFFEGNDASTIGVTQYIQDDVSRIAASSNFTPGDNKNVLRLGDLKDSATTNSTTFSDFLQGTVAEMGIETRQRASEKDAFGTLLLNMENQRQEISGVSIEEEMIDIVRFQKAFQASARYITLVTEVTETLLSM from the coding sequence ATGTCATCAGCAGACATATCAATAGGGTTAACCGGGCTTTTAGTTGCACAACGTGCTTTACAAACTATCGGTCACAATGTTGCAAATGTGAACACGCCGGGGTATAGCAGACAACAGGTCTCCATTAGTGCGAGAGATCCGGAGTTATCTCCCTATGGGCCCCTTGGACAGGGGGTTGCAATAGACGAAATAAGGAGAATGAAAGATGACCTGATCGATTCTCAGATACGATCCCAAACATCATTGCTTGGGAATTCTGAAATACAGAGCAACTTACTTGAAAACCTGCAGAATGTTTTTAACGAACTATCAGATTCCAGCTTGAACAATACCCTGAATCAGTTTTTCCGGAGTTTAGAGGCATTATCAACAGGCACTACCGAAATCAGCAAAAGGCAGCAGCTGCTGCAGGACAGCACAAACCTGGTTAATAAATTTACTACGCAGAAAACCCAATTTAACGAACTCCAGCAGCATGCCAGTCAACAGATTACGACAAAGGTGGAGGAGTTGAATAGTATAACAGAAGAAATCGCCCTCTTAAACAAAAGGGTATCTACGGTTGAACTCTCAGGGGGTAATGCAAATGACATTCGAGATAAACGGGACAGCCTCATAACCAGGCTGAGTAAGCTTGCTGACATTAAAGTACTAAACCAGGAAAATGGCTCAACAGATATTCTCCTCGGCGGATCGCTCGTTGTAATGGGAAGCAGTTCGGAAGTTCTTACCACATCAGCTACAGGACCGGGAACCGTCAGGATAAACGGGATCGCACATATCAGTAGTGGAGAATTAAGGGGGCTCCTGAACATCCAGAACACAGTTATTCCGAAATATGCGGCAAAACTGGACACCCTTGCGGCAAGCATCATCAAGGAGGTAAACAATATTCACAGTGAGGGGTTGGGACTCAATGGTGGCTTTTCATCGCTGACAAGTGCGAATGCCGTCAGCAGTCCGACTGCCCTTCTCTCGTCTACCACCAGCAATCTACCCTTTACACCTTCAGTTACTACGTATACATCCGGTACGGTAACCAGCGCAGGGTCTACCGTTACCGGAAGCGGTACTTCATTTTCAAGTAATGTGAAAGCCAATGACTGGATAAAGCTCAATGATGGGAATTTCTATAAAGTGGTATCCGTCGACAGTGATAGCCAGTTGACTATAAGTGGCTCATATACCGATGCAACTGCGATATCTACCAACATAACAGACGGCAGCCTGTACATTAGCGTGAAAGATTCTTCAGACAACATTACCGGGAGCAGTATCAGCATTGCTTCAGATGAAACGCTCACTTCGTTATCTGCTAAAATCAGCAGTATCTCAAATATCAGTTCAAGCATCAGCAATGGTCTTTTAACCATAACTGCAGCAAGCGGCTATACGTTCAGTTTTACCAATGATTCCATAAGTGATACAGACACGGGCAATGTCCTTACATCTTTAGGATTGAATACTTTTTTCGAGGGTAATGATGCCTCCACTATCGGGGTAACCCAGTATATTCAAGATGATGTGTCAAGAATCGCGGCATCATCAAACTTCACGCCTGGAGATAATAAAAACGTACTGAGACTGGGAGATCTGAAAGACAGTGCCACAACGAACAGTACAACATTTAGCGACTTTCTGCAGGGTACCGTGGCGGAGATGGGGATTGAAACAAGGCAGAGAGCCAGCGAAAAAGATGCCTTTGGTACTCTGCTCCTGAACATGGAGAATCAGCGACAGGAGATATCGGGTGTATCCATTGAGGAGGAGATGATAGACATCGTCAGATTTCAAAAGGCGTTCCAGGCATCGGCACGATACATTACGCTTGTTACCGAAGTGACCGAAACCCTTTTATCTATGTAG
- the flgL gene encoding flagellar hook-associated protein FlgL produces MTAKVTLETLVNTTLRKINSSTSRMQQLQEQISSGKKINRPSDGPADARRILSLNTENNKLEQYSSNILKAKEDLAENERVLVNVSEHINRLRELTVQGNNDTNGLAERNSISIDINAILESLLQEANAKSSGDYTFAGTKTTTKPFTATYDANNKITGVSYEGNQGKIEYRVGPGATVQINQTGEEAFIDTNLFTTVISIRDSFENGVKSSGLDELINAHVSMTGLVAKAGSVARTLELTENRIEDAKLSIAASLGETEGADLTEVVLRLKEQENIFQATLASSTLIFSTSILDYL; encoded by the coding sequence ATGACTGCAAAGGTAACCCTTGAAACACTGGTAAACACAACGCTGAGGAAAATCAATTCGAGTACTTCACGTATGCAGCAGCTGCAGGAGCAGATATCATCAGGGAAAAAAATAAATCGTCCCTCCGATGGTCCCGCTGATGCAAGAAGGATCCTCAGCTTAAACACAGAAAACAATAAACTTGAACAGTACTCATCAAACATCCTGAAGGCAAAAGAAGATCTGGCAGAAAATGAGAGGGTACTGGTTAATGTGTCAGAACATATCAACAGATTGAGAGAACTGACTGTACAGGGAAATAATGATACCAATGGCCTGGCTGAGAGAAACTCCATTTCCATTGATATTAATGCGATACTGGAATCATTGCTCCAGGAGGCAAATGCAAAGTCATCGGGAGATTATACCTTTGCCGGTACGAAGACAACTACGAAACCCTTTACCGCAACATATGATGCTAACAATAAGATAACCGGTGTCAGCTATGAGGGAAACCAGGGAAAAATAGAATACAGGGTCGGGCCTGGGGCAACCGTCCAGATTAATCAGACAGGAGAAGAGGCCTTTATCGACACCAACCTTTTTACGACGGTAATTTCAATACGAGATAGTTTTGAGAATGGTGTAAAAAGCAGCGGGCTGGACGAATTAATTAATGCACATGTCAGCATGACAGGTTTAGTGGCAAAAGCCGGTAGTGTTGCACGGACGCTGGAACTTACTGAGAACAGGATAGAAGATGCAAAACTCTCGATTGCCGCTTCTCTCGGTGAAACAGAAGGGGCAGATCTGACCGAGGTAGTATTAAGGCTGAAGGAGCAGGAGAATATTTTTCAGGCAACACTGGCTTCCAGTACACTGATTTTTAGCACCTCTATCCTTGATTATTTATAA
- a CDS encoding flagellar assembly protein FliW has protein sequence MILKTRLFGKIKVLKEEIIDFTAPILGFDDCRQYILVERETSFPTFWLQSIDNPALAFPVVTPFSVDENYSFTLSSRDCEDIRIKRADEAVVLTLLVVPHDILSIRTNLRAPIIYNPQKKLAKQIILPEEKYSIHYYIMDNRN, from the coding sequence ATGATACTGAAAACCCGACTGTTTGGCAAAATTAAGGTTTTAAAAGAAGAGATAATCGATTTCACCGCGCCTATCCTGGGTTTTGATGATTGCAGACAATACATTCTGGTTGAAAGGGAGACTTCATTCCCTACCTTCTGGCTCCAGTCAATTGACAATCCTGCACTCGCATTTCCCGTTGTGACACCCTTTTCAGTCGATGAAAACTATTCATTCACGCTCAGTTCCCGGGATTGTGAAGACATTCGTATAAAGCGGGCAGATGAAGCCGTTGTTCTTACTCTTCTGGTTGTACCACATGATATCCTGTCTATAAGGACCAACTTGCGGGCACCAATAATTTATAACCCGCAAAAAAAACTTGCAAAGCAGATTATATTACCGGAAGAAAAATATTCGATACATTACTATATCATGGATAACAGGAATTAA